In the genome of Raphanus sativus cultivar WK10039 chromosome 4, ASM80110v3, whole genome shotgun sequence, one region contains:
- the LOC108852103 gene encoding uncharacterized membrane protein At3g27390: MEPPRGILSSLWQFILFIPYFTGLLLLGVLKGIVFCPIICIIVAIGNSAIILGLLPAHAFWTLYSITSAKQLGPILKLFLCLCLPLGIILWLVVSIVGSILGGALYGFLSPIFATFDAVGAGKSNPFFHCFYDGTWSSVKGSFTVVCDFRDVCFHSYFSFMDDLRTSSADHHHYYEIRLLQIPGAVIAAVLGILVDFPMISLIALFKSPYMLFKGWRRLFHDLIGREGPFLETMCVPIAGLVILLWPLGVVGAVLGSVVSSVFLGAYAGVVSYQESSFYFGLCYVVASVSIYDEYSNDVLDMPEGSCFPRPKYRSKEEEGGTGGLSRLNSFKTTPSRGGSNRGGPMVDLKPLDLLEALFVECRQHGEIMVTKGIINSKDIEEAKSSKGSQVISIGLPAYSLLHELLRSIKSNSTGLLLGDGRTEITTRNRPKDTFFDWFLNPFLILKDQIEAANLSEEEEDYLGKLVLLFGDSERLKSSESPPLTELRKAELDAFARRLQGLTKSVSRYPTFRRHFVELVKKLSNDLDKKHDRFEGGGSRPVKKKPVTRIFSQKSFKKKTTSSSNGSDQDSSPNRGLRDVDIV; the protein is encoded by the exons ATGGAGCCTCCAAGGGGAATCTTGTCATCTCTGTGGCAATTCATACTCTTCATTCCTTATTTCACTGGCTTACTCCTTCTCGGTGTTCTTAAAG GAATCGTTTTCTGCCCGATTATATGCATCATTGTGGCTATTGGAAACTCTGCAATCATCTTAGGCCTTTTACCTGCTCATGCGTTTTGGACTCTCTACTCCATAACGAG tGCTAAACAGTTAGGTCCAATCTTGAAGCTCTTCCTGTGCTTATGCCTTCCTCTCGGCATCATCCTCTGGCTTGTGGTTAGCATCGTAGGAAGCATCCTAGGAGGAGCTTTGTATGGCTTTCTTTCCCCAATCTTCGCCACTTTCGACGCTGTTGGCGCAGGAAAGTCTAATCCCTTCTTCCATTGCTTTTAC GATGGGACTTGGAGCAGTGTTAAAGGCAGCTTCACCGTTGTCTGCGACTTTAGAGATGTTTGCTTCCACTCCTACTTTTCCTTTATGGATGATCTTAGAACCTCTAGCGCCGATCATCATCACTACTATGAAATAAG GTTACTGCAAATTCCAGGGGCTGTGATAGCTGCGGTTCTTGGAATTCTTGTTGACTTCCCAATGATTTCACTCATAGCATTGTTTAAAAGCCCCTACATGCTGTTCAAAGGATGGCGCCGTTTGTTTCATGATCTCATTGGACGTGAAGGTCCTTTCTTGGAGACCATGTGTGTCCCTATCGCTGGCCTTGTCATCTTGCTCTGGCCTTTAGGTGTTGTGGGAGCCGTTCTAGGATCTGTTGTCTCTAGTGTCTTCCTTGGTGCTTATGCCGGTGTAGTCTCATATCAG GAATCTTCGTTTTACTTTGGCCTCTGCTATGTAGTTGCTTCTGTGTCGATTTACGATGAGTATAGCAATGATGTTCTTGACATGCCTGAAGGTTCTTGCTTTCCCAG GCCAAAGTATAGAAGTAAGGAAGAGGAAGGTGGTACAGGTGGTCTTTCAAGACTAAACTCTTTCAAGACAACTCCATCAAGAGGAGGATCAAACAGAGGCGGCCCAATGGTTGACCTTAAGCCACTTGat CTTCTGGAAGCTCTCTTTGTGGAGTGTAGGCAGCACGGAGAGATTATGGTAACGAAAGGGATCATAAACTCAAAGGACATAGAGGAAGCAAAGTCTAGCAAAGGCAGTCAAGTCATCAGCATTGGCTTACCTGCTTATTCTCTTCTCCACGAGCTTCTACGCTCTATCAAATCCAACTCCACCGGTTTGTTACTTGGTGACGGTAGAACAGAGATAACAACAAGGAACCGACCAAAAGACACCTTCTTTGATTGGTTTCTGAATCCGTTTCTCATCCTTAAAGACCAGATTGAAGCAGCTAACctgtctgaagaagaagaagattatcTGGGAAAGCTGGTATTGCTGTTTGGAGATTCAGAGAGACTTAAAAGCTCTGAATCTCCTCCTTTGACAGAGTTAAGAAAAGCTGAACTTGACGCCTTTGCTCGCAG gCTTCAAGGATTGACCAAATCAGTGTCAAGATATCCAACGTTCAGAAGACATTTTGTGGAGCTGGTCAAGAAACTATCTAATGATCTAGACAAGAAACATGACCGGTTTGAAGGAGGCGGTTCAAGACCGGTTAAGAAAAAACCGGTTACTCGGATTTTCAGCCAGAAATCGTTCAAGAAAAAGACGACTAGTAGTAGCAATGGGTCTGATCAAGATTCTTCACCAAACCGTGGCTTAAGAGACGTTGATATTGTGTAA
- the LOC108839312 gene encoding protein NOI4, which yields MASNNQQRQQQDRPLPKFGEWDVNDPASAEGFTVIFAKARDDKKTNASGRAPSQRRDNNNKGQDEPTKKRFCCF from the exons ATGGCATCG AATAATCAACAAAGACAACAACAAGATCGACCATTACCAAAATTTGGAGAATGGGACGTGAACGATCCAGCATCAGCCGAAGGATTCACCGTTATATTCGCTAAAGCTCGAGACGACAAGAAGACAAACGCTAGTGGTCGTGCTCCGTCGCAACGCCGTGATAACAACAACAAAGGGCAAGACGAACCTACG AAGAAACGGTTCTGCTGTTTCTGA
- the LOC108850674 gene encoding mRNA-decapping enzyme subunit 2-like yields the protein MSRLPSKKVLDDLYSRFVLNGPEEEKQSLNRLMFLVENAHWYYEDNVVENDQTLKSLSLREFTCLLFNNSDVLRPYAANMDKILSDFFAYKSRVPVAGAIILDETYERCLLVKGWKRSSRWSFPRGKKNTNEEDDVCAIREVLEETGFDVSKMLKKEEYIEFTFEGKKRVRLYIVVGVRDDTAFAPQTKKEISQIAWHRLDGLESGFAGLKLFMVAPFLASLKSWMSSKHLMSPLSIDKPLKPPLCVWSAVTKTRTTTITKTEIRRYNVKPWKQSLKVDKSAILPALGICS from the coding sequence ATGTCGAGACTCCCGTCGAAGAAAGTTCTTGACGATCTTTACAGTCGATTTGTTTTGAACGGCCCCGAGGAAGAAAAGCAGTCTTTGAATCGACTCATGTTTCTTGTAGAGAACGCTCACTGGTACTACGAAGATAATGTCGTCGAAAACGACCAAACCCTAAAGTCGCTGTCTTTGAGAGAGTTTACTTGTCTCTTATTCAACAACTCTGATGTGTTGAGACCTTACGCTGCAAACATGGATAAGATATTGAGCGACTTTTTCGCTTACAAGTCTCGAGTCCCGGTCGCTGGTGCGATTATCCTTGACGAGACATACGAACGTTGCTTGCTGGTCAAGGGATGGAAACGATCATCCAGGTGGAGCTTTCCACGAGGGAAGAAGAATACgaacgaagaagatgatgtttgtgctatACGCGAAGTCCTTGAGGAGACAGGGTTTGATGTATCGAAGATGCTTAAGAAAGAAGAATACATCGAGTTCACATTCGAAGGAAAGAAAAGAGTGCGGCTTTACATTGTGGTTGGCGTGAGAGATGACACAGCTTTTGCACCGCAAACGAAGAAGGAGATCAGTCAGATCGCATGGCATCGGCTTGATGGGCTTGAAAGTGGATTCGCTGGTCTCAAGTTGTTTATGGTTGCACCTTTTCTTGCATCCCTGAAGTCGTGGATGTCATCAAAGCATCTCATGTCTCCTCTGAGCATTGATAAGCCCCTTAAACCACCACTCTGCGTGTGGAGTGCAGTAACAAAAACAAGAACAACGACAATAACAAAAACGGAAATAAGAAGATACAATGTAAAACCGTGGAAACAGTCTCTAAAGGTCGACAAGTCTGCAATTTTGCCGGCCTTGGGAATTTGTTCTTGA
- the LOC108849358 gene encoding uncharacterized protein LOC108849358 — translation MAAMLIGRAFNSARVLRARSFCTVSAARKPDSDGHSSEPSPSSSSSFTFDEENEKPILVKAPNARRNNSDSDSVTMPTSFMTGSIVGKRFYKKVTTREADDGNGWTVMLDYRTLKTPSKRPLKLPSLALAKAIAAEWEYQLAEGIRPFTMPLMKLACTALERVPLTRPKIFEHLLRKLHQDLVFFRAPEDNDLTSDVHEVQVERIDPLLEWVESEFGIKPKVYSSIFGGKQDDKLVKAVEDLLKKTNDGELASIDALEASAHSVVIALGVYCGKLQIDDAIKLIRLEEDLQVDKWGLVEGGHDIDIADLKVQISAATVFLALSRQN, via the exons ATGGCGGCGATGTTAATCGGAAGAGCCTTTAATTCAGCTAGAGTCCTCCGTGCTCGATCATTCTGCACAGTATCCGCCGCTCGTAAACCCGATTCCGATGGTCACTCATCGGAACCTTCTCCCTCCTCGTCCTCTTCGTTCACTTTCGACGAGGAGAACGAGAAACCCATCCTCGTGAAAGCTCCCAACGCTCGCCGGAACAACAGCGATTCCGACTCGGTGACGATGCCGACGTCTTTCATGACGGGGTCGATCGTGGGGAAGAGGTTTTACAAGAAGGTGACGACGAGAGAGGCCGACGATGGGAATGGATGGACCGTGATGCTCGATTACAGAACGCTTAAAACTCCTTCGAAGAGACCTCTCAAGCTTCCTTCTTTGGCTCTCGCTAAGGCCATTGCAGCTGAGTGGGAGTATCag CTAGCAGAAGGAATCAGACCATTCACAATGCCGCTGATGAAACTAGCATGTACGGCACTTGAAAGAGTTCCTCTTACACGCCCAAAGATTTTTGAGCATCTATTAAGAAAGTTACATCAAGATCTCGTCTTTTTCCGAGCGCCTGAAGATAACGATCTTACTAGTGACGTCCATG AGGTTCAGGTGGAGAGGATTGATCCTTTACTCGAGTGGGTAGAATCAGAGTTTGGGATCAAACCCAAAGTGTATTCGAGCATCTTTGGAGGAAAACAAGATGATAAGCTAGTGAAAGCAGTAGAGGATCTTCTTAAGAAGACAAATGATGGTGAACTCGCCAGCATCGATGCGCTTGAAGCATCAGCGCACTCTGTAGTAATTGCTCTTGGCGTCTACTGTGGGAAGTTGCAGATCGATGATGCAATTAAATTGATTAGACTCGAAGAAGATTTACAG GTGGACAAGTGGGGACTAGTGGAAGGTGGGCATGATATTGATATTGCTGATCTCAAAGTTCAAATCTCAGCGGCTACCGTGTTTCTTGCTCTGTCCCGTCAGAACTGA
- the LOC108853945 gene encoding cystinosin homolog, translating into MASWNSIPLEISYEVVGWIAFASWSISFYPQLILNFRRKSVVGLNFDFVLLNLTKHSSYMIYNVCLYFSPFIQKQYFDTYGDQEMIPVAANDVAFSIHAVVLTALTLFQIFIYERGPQKVSRFATVLVVLVWGFAAICFFIALPSHSWLWLITIFNSIQVGMTCVKYIPQAKMNFTRKSTVGWSIGNILLDFGGGLANYLQMVIQSIDQNSWVNFYGNIGKTLLSLISIFFDILFMFQHYVLYPEKKSSKSPETGEEPNEPLIDPPHEHV; encoded by the exons ATGGCATCGTGGAATTCGATTCCGCTAGAAATCTCGTACGAGGTCGTGGGATGGATCGCGTTTGCGTCTTGGTCCATTAGCTTCTACCCTCAGCTGATTCTCAATTTCCGCAGGAAAAG tGTGGTTGGATTGAACTTCGACTTCGTGCTGTTGAATTTGACGAAGCACTCGTCGTATATGATCTACAACGTCTGCCTCTACTTCAGCCCCTTCATTCAAAAACAGTACTTTGACACTTACGGCGATCAAGAG ATGATACCTGTGGCTGCCAATGATGTTGCCTTCTCAATCCATGCTGTTGTTCTCACAGCTCTTACCCTCTTCCAGATCTTTATCTATGAA CGTGGACCTCAGAAAGTATCAAGATTTGCTACTGTTCTTGTCGTTCTTGTCTGGGGCTTTGCAGCTATCTGTTTCTTTATTGCTTTACCTTCACACTCTTGGCTCTGGCTCATTACCATCTTCAA CTCGATTCAGGTTGGCATGACATGCGTCAAGTACATTCCACAGGCTAAGATGAACTTTACTAGGAAGAGCACAGTCGGGTGGAGCATTGGGAACATTCTTCTCGATTTTGGTGGAGGACTCGCTAACTATCTGCAGATGGTTATTCAATCTATTGACCAAA ATTCATGGGTAAATTTTTATGGGAACATTGGAAAGACTCTTCTCTCACTC ATCTCAATATTTTTCGATATCCTCTTCATGTTTCAACATTATGTCTTGTACCCTGAGAAGAAATCCTCAAAATCTCCGGAAACTGGTGAGGAACCCAATGAACCTCTCATAGATCCTCCTCATGAACATGTTTAG
- the LOC108838531 gene encoding uncharacterized protein LOC108838531 — MKREGKQHGMVRTYRILPPSLNPRPQAKLVNPLTCRPTAGLFTKVSSKPTNHSKFTGKCGQARCLECHMHPITKSKVKSKGSSKVRSNDITYKMLTWQVASGGHRPGLNLSGFSATGLLDLMSDDYGYDHDYESDEEEEEEEEEYTGCVVEEIVNIQSDGDGEKEEDGSLDDDVDDDDDGRMSFCDVGVMMMVDHVEVFDEGWCLVEEMMT; from the coding sequence ATGAAGCGTGAAGGCAAGCAACACGGTATGGTTAGAACCTACAGGATCCTGCCTCCGTCTCTGAATCCAAGACCGCAAGCCAAGTTGGTCAACCCTTTGACCTGTCGTCCAACCGCCGGGCTATTCACCAAAGTGTCATCTAAGCCGACCAATCACTCCAAGTTCACCGGAAAATGTGGCCAGGCAAGGTGCCTTGAGTGCCATATGCATCCCATCACCAAGTCCAAAGTCAAAAGTAAAGGCTCTTCTAAGGTGAGATCAAATGATATCACTTACAAGATGCTGACCTGGCAGGTTGCTTCTGGTGGGCACAGACCCGGCTTGAATCTTTCCGGGTTCTCGGCTACTGGACTTCTTGATCTTATGTCTGATGATTATGGTTATGATCATGATTATGAatctgatgaagaagaagaagaagaggaagaagaatacACAGGATGTGTTGTAGAGGAAATAGTGAATATACAGagtgatggtgatggtgaaaaggaagaagatgggtctcttgatgatgatgttgatgatgatgatgatggaagGATGAGCTTTTGTGATGTGGGGGTGATGATGATGGTTGATCATGTGGAAGTATTTGATGAAGGATGGTGTTTGGTTGAAGAAATGATGACTTAA
- the LOC108838532 gene encoding protein WVD2-like 7, whose product MGESAVLFHSYSFGAPPLSRNVSHQDNTNRALSQSVSFGRFTTENLEWGKWSSFSHNKYVDEAEKYSQPGSVAQKKAFFDAHYKKIAEAKKAKASSDDDDSKQPESVAVLLNTLETLTKDLVKEEEESCENELASEEELSVLSIEKDDEEEEPERQRAVVEVLDEMEQKENPREDIDVLNESSCVGEKEEERKSVIKNSSVFTSETQDNAMELVIIQKTSENSIKKKEKSVRPRFSFLKLLMGNTKAQSQNSKRKTEKKPTRPFLCLCFNPEMVRETEGPTKTQRRNL is encoded by the exons ATGGGTGAATCTGCAGTTCTGTTTCATTCATATTCGTTCGGAGCTCCTCCTCTTTCTCGTAATGTATCTCATCAG GATAATACGAATCGTGCGCTTAGCCAATCAGTCTCCTTTGGGAGATTCACGACAGAGAATCTTGAATGGGGAAAATGGTCAAGTTTCTCGCACAACAAGTATGTCGATGAAGCAGAGAAATACTCTCAGCCTGGATCTGTTGCTCAGAAGAAAGCTTTCTTTGACGCTCATTACAAGAAAATTGCAGAAGCCAAGAAAGCAAAAGCTTCCTCAGATGACGATGACTCAAAGCAACCAGAAAGCGTTGCGGTGTTGCTGAACACTTTGGAGACATTGACTAAAGATCTGgttaaggaagaagaagagagctgTGAAAATGAACTAGCTAGTGAAGAAGAGTTGTCGGTGTTGAGTATTGagaaagatgatgaagaagaagaaccggaaAGACAACGTGCTGTTGTTGAAGTGCTTGATGAAATGGAACAGAAGGAGAATCCCAGAGAGGATATAGATGTGTTGAACGAGAGCTCTTGTgttggagaaaaagaagaagagagaaaatcAGTAATCAAGAACTCGTCGGTGTTTACATCAGAAACTCAAGACAACGCAATGGAGCTTGTTATCATACAGAAAACAAG TGAAAATTCAATCAAGAAGAAGGAAAAATCAGTTCGTCCAAGATTTAGTTTCTTGAA GCTTTTGATGGGAAACACTAAAGCTCAAAGTCAAAACTCGAAG AGAAAGACTGAAAAGAAACCAACCAGACCGTTTCTATGTCTTTGCTTCAACCCTGAGATGGTCAGGGAAACAGAAGGGCCAACCAAAACACAGAGGAGGAATCTCTGA